A stretch of Solenopsis invicta isolate M01_SB chromosome 9, UNIL_Sinv_3.0, whole genome shotgun sequence DNA encodes these proteins:
- the LOC105194445 gene encoding gamma-aminobutyric acid receptor subunit beta isoform X7, with translation MGSFHAVSGSFVLLVATVVLLPATHHTPFAYAATGGGSMLGDVNISAILDSFSISYDKRVRPNYGGPPVEVGVTMYVLSISSLSEVKMSPVSYQDFTLDFYFRQFWTDPRLAFKPRAGVETLSVGSEFIKNIWVPDTFFVNEKQSYFHIATTSNEFIRIHHSGSITRSIRLTITASCPMNLQYFPMDRQLCHIEIESFGYTMRDIRYKWNEGPNSVGVSNEVSLPQFKVLGHRQRAMEISLTTGNYSRLACEIQFVRSMGYYLIQIYIPSGLIVIISWVSFWLNRNATPARVALGVTTVLTMTTLMSSTNAALPKISYVKSIDVYLGTCFVMVFASLLEYATVGYMAKRIQMRKNRFQKIAESMKAASENPGPRVPGDHGDHAPKQTWSHVVQEVRFKVHDPKAHSKGGTLENTINGRADEESAGAPQHIIHPSKDITKLYGMSRPCITPSDIDKYSRIVFPVCFVCFNLMYWIIYLHISDVVADDLVLLEEAK, from the exons AACTGGCGGCGGCAGTATGCTGGGCGACGTGAACATCTCTGCGATATTGGACTCCTTCTCCATCAGTTACGATAAAAGAGTAAGGCCGAACTACGGAG GTCCTCCCGTCGAGGTGGGCGTCACCATGTACGTCTTGAGTATCAGCTCCCTATCCGAAGTGAAAATG TCACCTGTGTCGTACCAGGACTTCACGTTGGATTTTTACTTCCGACAATTCTGGACGGATCCACGGCTCGCGTTCAAGCCCCGAGCGGGCGTCGAGACGCTCAGCGTCGGTTCAGAATTCATCAAGAACATTTGGGTACCCGACACCTTCTTCGTCAACGAGAAGCAATCGTACTTTCACATCGCTACCACCAGCAACGAGTTCATTCGTATTCACCACTCGGGAAGCATCACGCGTAGTATACG CTTAACGATTACAGCGTCGTGTCCCATGAACTTGCAGTATTTCCCGATGGACCGACAACTGTGCCATATCGAGATCGAGAGCT TCGGATACACGATGAGGGACATCCGGTACAAGTGGAACGAGGGCCCAAACAGCGTCGGGGTCAGCAACGAGGTCTCCCTGCCTCAGTTCAAGGTCCTCGGTCATCGTCAACGCGCCATGGAGATTAGTCTTACCACCG GGAATTACTCGCGGCTGGCCTGCGAGATCCAGTTCGTACGGTCGATGGGCTACTACCTGATCCAGATCTACATACCCTCAGGGCTGATTGTCATAATATCGTGGGTGAGCTTTTGGCTAAACCGAAACGCGACCCCCGCTCGGGTGGCCCTCGGAGTAACCACTGTGCTCACTATGACGACCCTAATGTCCTCGACGAACGCGGCGCTACCAAAGATCTCCTACGTCAAGTCCATCGACGTCTATCTGGGCACCTGCTTCGTCATGGTCTTTGCCTCGTTGCTCG AATACGCTACGGTGGGCTACATGGCGAAGAGGATTCAGATGCGGAAAAATCGCTTCCAAAAGATAGCCGAGAGCATGAAGGCCGCGAGCGAAAATCCAGGACCCCGCGTGCCCGGTGATCATGGCGATCATGCGCCTAAGCAAACT TGGTCCCATGTTGTCCAGGAGGTGCGGTTCAAGGTGCACGACCCAAAGGCACACAGCAAAGGTGGGACTCTCGAGAACACCATAAACGGTCGTGCCGATGAAGAATCGGCAGGTGCGCCGCAACATATTATTCATCCTAGCAAGGACATCACCAAGCTCTACGGTATGAGTAGACCAT GCATAACGCCGTCGGACATCGACAAGTACTCCCGTATCGTATTCCCGGTATGTTTCGTTTGCTTCAATCTGATGTACTGGATCATTTACCTTCACATCAGCGACGTGGTCGCGGACGACCTCGTGCTGCTCGAGGAGGCCAAGTAA
- the LOC105194445 gene encoding gamma-aminobutyric acid receptor subunit beta isoform X19 — MGSFHAVSGSFVLLVATVVLLPATHHTPFAYAATGGGSMLGDVNISAILDSFSISYDKRVRPNYGGPPVEVGVTMYVLSISSLSEVKMDFTLDFYFRQFWTDPRLAFKPRAGVETLSVGSEFIKNIWVPDTFFVNEKQSYFHIATTSNEFIRIHHSGSITRSIRLTITASCPMNLQYFPMDRQLCHIEIESFGYTMRDIRYKWNEGPNSVGVSNEVSLPQFKVLGHRQRAMEISLTTGNYSRLACEIQFVRSMGYYLIQIYIPSGLIVIISWVSFWLNRNATPARVALGVTTVLTMTTLMSSTNAALPKISYVKSIDVYLGTCFVMVFASLLEYATVGYMAKRIQMRKNRFQKIAESMKAASENPGPRVPGDHGDHAPKQTVRFKVHDPKAHSKGGTLENTINGRADEESAGAPQHIIHPSKDITKLYGMSRPCITPSDIDKYSRIVFPVCFVCFNLMYWIIYLHISDVVADDLVLLEEAK; from the exons AACTGGCGGCGGCAGTATGCTGGGCGACGTGAACATCTCTGCGATATTGGACTCCTTCTCCATCAGTTACGATAAAAGAGTAAGGCCGAACTACGGAG GTCCTCCCGTCGAGGTGGGCGTCACCATGTACGTCTTGAGTATCAGCTCCCTATCCGAAGTGAAAATG GACTTCACGTTGGATTTTTACTTCCGACAATTCTGGACGGATCCACGGCTCGCGTTCAAGCCCCGAGCGGGCGTCGAGACGCTCAGCGTCGGTTCAGAATTCATCAAGAACATTTGGGTACCCGACACCTTCTTCGTCAACGAGAAGCAATCGTACTTTCACATCGCTACCACCAGCAACGAGTTCATTCGTATTCACCACTCGGGAAGCATCACGCGTAGTATACG CTTAACGATTACAGCGTCGTGTCCCATGAACTTGCAGTATTTCCCGATGGACCGACAACTGTGCCATATCGAGATCGAGAGCT TCGGATACACGATGAGGGACATCCGGTACAAGTGGAACGAGGGCCCAAACAGCGTCGGGGTCAGCAACGAGGTCTCCCTGCCTCAGTTCAAGGTCCTCGGTCATCGTCAACGCGCCATGGAGATTAGTCTTACCACCG GGAATTACTCGCGGCTGGCCTGCGAGATCCAGTTCGTACGGTCGATGGGCTACTACCTGATCCAGATCTACATACCCTCAGGGCTGATTGTCATAATATCGTGGGTGAGCTTTTGGCTAAACCGAAACGCGACCCCCGCTCGGGTGGCCCTCGGAGTAACCACTGTGCTCACTATGACGACCCTAATGTCCTCGACGAACGCGGCGCTACCAAAGATCTCCTACGTCAAGTCCATCGACGTCTATCTGGGCACCTGCTTCGTCATGGTCTTTGCCTCGTTGCTCG AATACGCTACGGTGGGCTACATGGCGAAGAGGATTCAGATGCGGAAAAATCGCTTCCAAAAGATAGCCGAGAGCATGAAGGCCGCGAGCGAAAATCCAGGACCCCGCGTGCCCGGTGATCATGGCGATCATGCGCCTAAGCAAACT GTGCGGTTCAAGGTGCACGACCCAAAGGCACACAGCAAAGGTGGGACTCTCGAGAACACCATAAACGGTCGTGCCGATGAAGAATCGGCAGGTGCGCCGCAACATATTATTCATCCTAGCAAGGACATCACCAAGCTCTACGGTATGAGTAGACCAT GCATAACGCCGTCGGACATCGACAAGTACTCCCGTATCGTATTCCCGGTATGTTTCGTTTGCTTCAATCTGATGTACTGGATCATTTACCTTCACATCAGCGACGTGGTCGCGGACGACCTCGTGCTGCTCGAGGAGGCCAAGTAA
- the LOC105194445 gene encoding gamma-aminobutyric acid receptor subunit beta isoform X9 produces MGSFHAVSGSFVLLVATVVLLPATHHTPFAYAATGGGSMLGDVNISAILDSFSISYDKRVRPNYGGPPVEVGVTMYVLSISSLSEVKMDFTLDFYFRQFWTDPRLAFKPRAGVETLSVGSEFIKNIWVPDTFFVNEKQSYFHIATTSNEFIRIHHSGSITRSIRLTITASCPMNLQYFPMDRQLCHIEIESFGYTMRDIRYKWNEGPNSVGVSNEVSLPQFKVLGHRQRAMEISLTTGNYSRLACEIQFVRSMGYYLIQIYIPSGLIVIISWVSFWLNRNATPARVALGVTTVLTMTTLMSSTNAALPKISYVKSIDVYLGTCFVMVFASLLEYATVGYMAKRIQMRKNRFQKIAESMKAASENPGPRVPGDHGDHAPKQTWSHVVQEVRFKVHDPKAHSKGGTLENTINGRADEESAGAPQHIIHPSKDITKLYGMSRPCITPSDIDKYSRIVFPVCFVCFNLMYWIIYLHISDVVADDLVLLEEAK; encoded by the exons AACTGGCGGCGGCAGTATGCTGGGCGACGTGAACATCTCTGCGATATTGGACTCCTTCTCCATCAGTTACGATAAAAGAGTAAGGCCGAACTACGGAG GTCCTCCCGTCGAGGTGGGCGTCACCATGTACGTCTTGAGTATCAGCTCCCTATCCGAAGTGAAAATG GACTTCACGTTGGATTTTTACTTCCGACAATTCTGGACGGATCCACGGCTCGCGTTCAAGCCCCGAGCGGGCGTCGAGACGCTCAGCGTCGGTTCAGAATTCATCAAGAACATTTGGGTACCCGACACCTTCTTCGTCAACGAGAAGCAATCGTACTTTCACATCGCTACCACCAGCAACGAGTTCATTCGTATTCACCACTCGGGAAGCATCACGCGTAGTATACG CTTAACGATTACAGCGTCGTGTCCCATGAACTTGCAGTATTTCCCGATGGACCGACAACTGTGCCATATCGAGATCGAGAGCT TCGGATACACGATGAGGGACATCCGGTACAAGTGGAACGAGGGCCCAAACAGCGTCGGGGTCAGCAACGAGGTCTCCCTGCCTCAGTTCAAGGTCCTCGGTCATCGTCAACGCGCCATGGAGATTAGTCTTACCACCG GGAATTACTCGCGGCTGGCCTGCGAGATCCAGTTCGTACGGTCGATGGGCTACTACCTGATCCAGATCTACATACCCTCAGGGCTGATTGTCATAATATCGTGGGTGAGCTTTTGGCTAAACCGAAACGCGACCCCCGCTCGGGTGGCCCTCGGAGTAACCACTGTGCTCACTATGACGACCCTAATGTCCTCGACGAACGCGGCGCTACCAAAGATCTCCTACGTCAAGTCCATCGACGTCTATCTGGGCACCTGCTTCGTCATGGTCTTTGCCTCGTTGCTCG AATACGCTACGGTGGGCTACATGGCGAAGAGGATTCAGATGCGGAAAAATCGCTTCCAAAAGATAGCCGAGAGCATGAAGGCCGCGAGCGAAAATCCAGGACCCCGCGTGCCCGGTGATCATGGCGATCATGCGCCTAAGCAAACT TGGTCCCATGTTGTCCAGGAGGTGCGGTTCAAGGTGCACGACCCAAAGGCACACAGCAAAGGTGGGACTCTCGAGAACACCATAAACGGTCGTGCCGATGAAGAATCGGCAGGTGCGCCGCAACATATTATTCATCCTAGCAAGGACATCACCAAGCTCTACGGTATGAGTAGACCAT GCATAACGCCGTCGGACATCGACAAGTACTCCCGTATCGTATTCCCGGTATGTTTCGTTTGCTTCAATCTGATGTACTGGATCATTTACCTTCACATCAGCGACGTGGTCGCGGACGACCTCGTGCTGCTCGAGGAGGCCAAGTAA
- the LOC105194445 gene encoding gamma-aminobutyric acid receptor subunit beta isoform X13 — MGSFHAVSGSFVLLVATVVLLPATHHTPFAYAATGGGSMLGDVNISAILDSFSISYDKRVRPNYGGPPVEVGVTMYVLSISSVSEVLMDFTLDFYFRQFWTDPRLAFKPRAGVETLSVGSEFIKNIWVPDTFFVNEKQSYFHIATTSNEFIRIHHSGSITRSIRLTITASCPMNLQYFPMDRQLCHIEIESFGYTMRDIRYKWNSGLQSVGISNEVELPQFRVLGHRQRQTTIHLSTGNYSRLACEIQFVRSMGYYLIQIYIPSGLIVIISWVSFWLNRNATPARVALGVTTVLTMTTLMSSTNAALPKISYVKSIDVYLGTCFVMVFASLLEYATVGYMAKRIQMRKNRFQKIAESMKAASENPGPRVPGDHGDHAPKQTWSHVVQEVRFKVHDPKAHSKGGTLENTINGRADEESAGAPQHIIHPSKDITKLYGMSRPCITPSDIDKYSRIVFPVCFVCFNLMYWIIYLHISDVVADDLVLLEEAK; from the exons AACTGGCGGCGGCAGTATGCTGGGCGACGTGAACATCTCTGCGATATTGGACTCCTTCTCCATCAGTTACGATAAAAGAGTAAGGCCGAACTACGGAG GTCCGCCCGTGGAAGTCGGCGTCACCATGTATGTCCTCAGCATCAGCTCCGTGTCCGAGGTGTTGATG GACTTCACGTTGGATTTTTACTTCCGACAATTCTGGACGGATCCACGGCTCGCGTTCAAGCCCCGAGCGGGCGTCGAGACGCTCAGCGTCGGTTCAGAATTCATCAAGAACATTTGGGTACCCGACACCTTCTTCGTCAACGAGAAGCAATCGTACTTTCACATCGCTACCACCAGCAACGAGTTCATTCGTATTCACCACTCGGGAAGCATCACGCGTAGTATACG CTTAACGATTACAGCGTCGTGTCCCATGAACTTGCAGTATTTCCCGATGGACCGACAACTGTGCCATATCGAGATCGAGAGCT TTGGATACACAATGCGCGATATTCGGTACAAATGGAACTCCGGCCTACAGTCGGTCGGCATCTCGAACGAGGTGGAACTACCGCAGTTTCGCGTGCTCGGTCACAGGCAACGACAGACAACCATACACCTATCTACAG GGAATTACTCGCGGCTGGCCTGCGAGATCCAGTTCGTACGGTCGATGGGCTACTACCTGATCCAGATCTACATACCCTCAGGGCTGATTGTCATAATATCGTGGGTGAGCTTTTGGCTAAACCGAAACGCGACCCCCGCTCGGGTGGCCCTCGGAGTAACCACTGTGCTCACTATGACGACCCTAATGTCCTCGACGAACGCGGCGCTACCAAAGATCTCCTACGTCAAGTCCATCGACGTCTATCTGGGCACCTGCTTCGTCATGGTCTTTGCCTCGTTGCTCG AATACGCTACGGTGGGCTACATGGCGAAGAGGATTCAGATGCGGAAAAATCGCTTCCAAAAGATAGCCGAGAGCATGAAGGCCGCGAGCGAAAATCCAGGACCCCGCGTGCCCGGTGATCATGGCGATCATGCGCCTAAGCAAACT TGGTCCCATGTTGTCCAGGAGGTGCGGTTCAAGGTGCACGACCCAAAGGCACACAGCAAAGGTGGGACTCTCGAGAACACCATAAACGGTCGTGCCGATGAAGAATCGGCAGGTGCGCCGCAACATATTATTCATCCTAGCAAGGACATCACCAAGCTCTACGGTATGAGTAGACCAT GCATAACGCCGTCGGACATCGACAAGTACTCCCGTATCGTATTCCCGGTATGTTTCGTTTGCTTCAATCTGATGTACTGGATCATTTACCTTCACATCAGCGACGTGGTCGCGGACGACCTCGTGCTGCTCGAGGAGGCCAAGTAA
- the LOC105194445 gene encoding gamma-aminobutyric acid receptor subunit beta isoform X17 codes for MGSFHAVSGSFVLLVATVVLLPATHHTPFAYAATGGGSMLGDVNISAILDSFSISYDKRVRPNYGGPPVEVGVTMYVLSISSVSEVLMDFTLDFYFRQFWTDPRLAFKPRAGVETLSVGSEFIKNIWVPDTFFVNEKQSYFHIATTSNEFIRIHHSGSITRSIRLTITASCPMNLQYFPMDRQLCHIEIESFGYTMRDIRYKWNEGPNSVGVSNEVSLPQFKVLGHRQRAMEISLTTGNYSRLACEIQFVRSMGYYLIQIYIPSGLIVIISWVSFWLNRNATPARVALGVTTVLTMTTLMSSTNAALPKISYVKSIDVYLGTCFVMVFASLLEYATVGYMAKRIQMRKNRFQKIAESMKAASENPGPRVPGDHGDHAPKQTEVRFKVHDPKAHSKGGTLENTINGRADEESAGAPQHIIHPSKDITKLYGMSRPCITPSDIDKYSRIVFPVCFVCFNLMYWIIYLHISDVVADDLVLLEEAK; via the exons AACTGGCGGCGGCAGTATGCTGGGCGACGTGAACATCTCTGCGATATTGGACTCCTTCTCCATCAGTTACGATAAAAGAGTAAGGCCGAACTACGGAG GTCCGCCCGTGGAAGTCGGCGTCACCATGTATGTCCTCAGCATCAGCTCCGTGTCCGAGGTGTTGATG GACTTCACGTTGGATTTTTACTTCCGACAATTCTGGACGGATCCACGGCTCGCGTTCAAGCCCCGAGCGGGCGTCGAGACGCTCAGCGTCGGTTCAGAATTCATCAAGAACATTTGGGTACCCGACACCTTCTTCGTCAACGAGAAGCAATCGTACTTTCACATCGCTACCACCAGCAACGAGTTCATTCGTATTCACCACTCGGGAAGCATCACGCGTAGTATACG CTTAACGATTACAGCGTCGTGTCCCATGAACTTGCAGTATTTCCCGATGGACCGACAACTGTGCCATATCGAGATCGAGAGCT TCGGATACACGATGAGGGACATCCGGTACAAGTGGAACGAGGGCCCAAACAGCGTCGGGGTCAGCAACGAGGTCTCCCTGCCTCAGTTCAAGGTCCTCGGTCATCGTCAACGCGCCATGGAGATTAGTCTTACCACCG GGAATTACTCGCGGCTGGCCTGCGAGATCCAGTTCGTACGGTCGATGGGCTACTACCTGATCCAGATCTACATACCCTCAGGGCTGATTGTCATAATATCGTGGGTGAGCTTTTGGCTAAACCGAAACGCGACCCCCGCTCGGGTGGCCCTCGGAGTAACCACTGTGCTCACTATGACGACCCTAATGTCCTCGACGAACGCGGCGCTACCAAAGATCTCCTACGTCAAGTCCATCGACGTCTATCTGGGCACCTGCTTCGTCATGGTCTTTGCCTCGTTGCTCG AATACGCTACGGTGGGCTACATGGCGAAGAGGATTCAGATGCGGAAAAATCGCTTCCAAAAGATAGCCGAGAGCATGAAGGCCGCGAGCGAAAATCCAGGACCCCGCGTGCCCGGTGATCATGGCGATCATGCGCCTAAGCAAACT GAGGTGCGGTTCAAGGTGCACGACCCAAAGGCACACAGCAAAGGTGGGACTCTCGAGAACACCATAAACGGTCGTGCCGATGAAGAATCGGCAGGTGCGCCGCAACATATTATTCATCCTAGCAAGGACATCACCAAGCTCTACGGTATGAGTAGACCAT GCATAACGCCGTCGGACATCGACAAGTACTCCCGTATCGTATTCCCGGTATGTTTCGTTTGCTTCAATCTGATGTACTGGATCATTTACCTTCACATCAGCGACGTGGTCGCGGACGACCTCGTGCTGCTCGAGGAGGCCAAGTAA
- the LOC105194445 gene encoding gamma-aminobutyric acid receptor subunit beta isoform X16, producing MGSFHAVSGSFVLLVATVVLLPATHHTPFAYAATGGGSMLGDVNISAILDSFSISYDKRVRPNYGGPPVEVGVTMYVLSISSLSEVKMDFTLDFYFRQFWTDPRLAFKPRAGVETLSVGSEFIKNIWVPDTFFVNEKQSYFHIATTSNEFIRIHHSGSITRSIRLTITASCPMNLQYFPMDRQLCHIEIESFGYTMRDIRYKWNEGPNSVGVSNEVSLPQFKVLGHRQRAMEISLTTGNYSRLACEIQFVRSMGYYLIQIYIPSGLIVIISWVSFWLNRNATPARVALGVTTVLTMTTLMSSTNAALPKISYVKSIDVYLGTCFVMVFASLLEYATVGYMAKRIQMRKNRFQKIAESMKAASENPGPRVPGDHGDHAPKQTEVRFKVHDPKAHSKGGTLENTINGRADEESAGAPQHIIHPSKDITKLYGMSRPCITPSDIDKYSRIVFPVCFVCFNLMYWIIYLHISDVVADDLVLLEEAK from the exons AACTGGCGGCGGCAGTATGCTGGGCGACGTGAACATCTCTGCGATATTGGACTCCTTCTCCATCAGTTACGATAAAAGAGTAAGGCCGAACTACGGAG GTCCTCCCGTCGAGGTGGGCGTCACCATGTACGTCTTGAGTATCAGCTCCCTATCCGAAGTGAAAATG GACTTCACGTTGGATTTTTACTTCCGACAATTCTGGACGGATCCACGGCTCGCGTTCAAGCCCCGAGCGGGCGTCGAGACGCTCAGCGTCGGTTCAGAATTCATCAAGAACATTTGGGTACCCGACACCTTCTTCGTCAACGAGAAGCAATCGTACTTTCACATCGCTACCACCAGCAACGAGTTCATTCGTATTCACCACTCGGGAAGCATCACGCGTAGTATACG CTTAACGATTACAGCGTCGTGTCCCATGAACTTGCAGTATTTCCCGATGGACCGACAACTGTGCCATATCGAGATCGAGAGCT TCGGATACACGATGAGGGACATCCGGTACAAGTGGAACGAGGGCCCAAACAGCGTCGGGGTCAGCAACGAGGTCTCCCTGCCTCAGTTCAAGGTCCTCGGTCATCGTCAACGCGCCATGGAGATTAGTCTTACCACCG GGAATTACTCGCGGCTGGCCTGCGAGATCCAGTTCGTACGGTCGATGGGCTACTACCTGATCCAGATCTACATACCCTCAGGGCTGATTGTCATAATATCGTGGGTGAGCTTTTGGCTAAACCGAAACGCGACCCCCGCTCGGGTGGCCCTCGGAGTAACCACTGTGCTCACTATGACGACCCTAATGTCCTCGACGAACGCGGCGCTACCAAAGATCTCCTACGTCAAGTCCATCGACGTCTATCTGGGCACCTGCTTCGTCATGGTCTTTGCCTCGTTGCTCG AATACGCTACGGTGGGCTACATGGCGAAGAGGATTCAGATGCGGAAAAATCGCTTCCAAAAGATAGCCGAGAGCATGAAGGCCGCGAGCGAAAATCCAGGACCCCGCGTGCCCGGTGATCATGGCGATCATGCGCCTAAGCAAACT GAGGTGCGGTTCAAGGTGCACGACCCAAAGGCACACAGCAAAGGTGGGACTCTCGAGAACACCATAAACGGTCGTGCCGATGAAGAATCGGCAGGTGCGCCGCAACATATTATTCATCCTAGCAAGGACATCACCAAGCTCTACGGTATGAGTAGACCAT GCATAACGCCGTCGGACATCGACAAGTACTCCCGTATCGTATTCCCGGTATGTTTCGTTTGCTTCAATCTGATGTACTGGATCATTTACCTTCACATCAGCGACGTGGTCGCGGACGACCTCGTGCTGCTCGAGGAGGCCAAGTAA
- the LOC105194445 gene encoding gamma-aminobutyric acid receptor subunit beta isoform X14, protein MGSFHAVSGSFVLLVATVVLLPATHHTPFAYAATGGGSMLGDVNISAILDSFSISYDKRVRPNYGGPPVEVGVTMYVLSISSLSEVKMSPVSYQDFTLDFYFRQFWTDPRLAFKPRAGVETLSVGSEFIKNIWVPDTFFVNEKQSYFHIATTSNEFIRIHHSGSITRSIRLTITASCPMNLQYFPMDRQLCHIEIESFGYTMRDIRYKWNEGPNSVGVSNEVSLPQFKVLGHRQRAMEISLTTGNYSRLACEIQFVRSMGYYLIQIYIPSGLIVIISWVSFWLNRNATPARVALGVTTVLTMTTLMSSTNAALPKISYVKSIDVYLGTCFVMVFASLLEYATVGYMAKRIQMRKNRFQKIAESMKAASENPGPRVPGDHGDHAPKQTVRFKVHDPKAHSKGGTLENTINGRADEESAGAPQHIIHPSKDITKLYGMSRPCITPSDIDKYSRIVFPVCFVCFNLMYWIIYLHISDVVADDLVLLEEAK, encoded by the exons AACTGGCGGCGGCAGTATGCTGGGCGACGTGAACATCTCTGCGATATTGGACTCCTTCTCCATCAGTTACGATAAAAGAGTAAGGCCGAACTACGGAG GTCCTCCCGTCGAGGTGGGCGTCACCATGTACGTCTTGAGTATCAGCTCCCTATCCGAAGTGAAAATG TCACCTGTGTCGTACCAGGACTTCACGTTGGATTTTTACTTCCGACAATTCTGGACGGATCCACGGCTCGCGTTCAAGCCCCGAGCGGGCGTCGAGACGCTCAGCGTCGGTTCAGAATTCATCAAGAACATTTGGGTACCCGACACCTTCTTCGTCAACGAGAAGCAATCGTACTTTCACATCGCTACCACCAGCAACGAGTTCATTCGTATTCACCACTCGGGAAGCATCACGCGTAGTATACG CTTAACGATTACAGCGTCGTGTCCCATGAACTTGCAGTATTTCCCGATGGACCGACAACTGTGCCATATCGAGATCGAGAGCT TCGGATACACGATGAGGGACATCCGGTACAAGTGGAACGAGGGCCCAAACAGCGTCGGGGTCAGCAACGAGGTCTCCCTGCCTCAGTTCAAGGTCCTCGGTCATCGTCAACGCGCCATGGAGATTAGTCTTACCACCG GGAATTACTCGCGGCTGGCCTGCGAGATCCAGTTCGTACGGTCGATGGGCTACTACCTGATCCAGATCTACATACCCTCAGGGCTGATTGTCATAATATCGTGGGTGAGCTTTTGGCTAAACCGAAACGCGACCCCCGCTCGGGTGGCCCTCGGAGTAACCACTGTGCTCACTATGACGACCCTAATGTCCTCGACGAACGCGGCGCTACCAAAGATCTCCTACGTCAAGTCCATCGACGTCTATCTGGGCACCTGCTTCGTCATGGTCTTTGCCTCGTTGCTCG AATACGCTACGGTGGGCTACATGGCGAAGAGGATTCAGATGCGGAAAAATCGCTTCCAAAAGATAGCCGAGAGCATGAAGGCCGCGAGCGAAAATCCAGGACCCCGCGTGCCCGGTGATCATGGCGATCATGCGCCTAAGCAAACT GTGCGGTTCAAGGTGCACGACCCAAAGGCACACAGCAAAGGTGGGACTCTCGAGAACACCATAAACGGTCGTGCCGATGAAGAATCGGCAGGTGCGCCGCAACATATTATTCATCCTAGCAAGGACATCACCAAGCTCTACGGTATGAGTAGACCAT GCATAACGCCGTCGGACATCGACAAGTACTCCCGTATCGTATTCCCGGTATGTTTCGTTTGCTTCAATCTGATGTACTGGATCATTTACCTTCACATCAGCGACGTGGTCGCGGACGACCTCGTGCTGCTCGAGGAGGCCAAGTAA